A stretch of Bombina bombina isolate aBomBom1 chromosome 2, aBomBom1.pri, whole genome shotgun sequence DNA encodes these proteins:
- the LOC128647563 gene encoding uncharacterized protein LOC128647563 — protein MICFLISVFLLSVQGSCGQIVMTQSAEFLTVSLGESVTMKCKASTSVGGNLAWYQQKQGQSPKPLIYAASYKHTGTPDRFSGTGSGTDYTLTVSGVQAEDAADYYCQQYLSYPLTVIQSCTKTFLSCFLCFITIKCSVNIQWYRDVADEPSRRQEPGREKEASECDDVVPPTPQTRTTARPTIAARQAVRRELALSPRSTGSNGRTNVSAHRGGEKEGSVRGNSPPAQSRPNQSSGSVGGPGNIIQQRCL, from the exons ATGATTTGTTTTCTGATAAGTGTATTTCTGCTTTCTGTACAAG GCTCCTGTGGACAGATTGTGATGACTCAGTCTGCAGAATTCCTTACTGTGTCACTAGGAGAAAGTGTCACCATGAAATGTAAAGCCAGTACTAGCGTAGGTGGTAACTTAGCCTGGTACCAACAGAAACAAGGACAATCTCCAAAGCCTCTTATCTATGCTGCAAGCTACAAACACACAGGGACCCCAGACAGGTTCAGCGGCACTGGGTCTGGTACTGATTACACTCTCACTGTCAGCGGAGTGCAAGCAGAAGATGCAGCAGATTATTATTGTCAGCAGTATCTGAGCTACCCTCTCACAGTGATACAGAGCTGTACAAAAACCTTCCTCTCATGTTTCCTCTGCTTCATTACTatcaagtgttcagtaaacataca GTGGTACAGGGATGTGGCTGATGAGCCCTCACGACGACAGGAACCTGGAAGAGAGAAGGAGGCATCTGAATGTgatgatgtggtaccccctaccccccaaacccGCACTACTGCTAGGCCCACCATTGCAGCTAGGCAGGCAGTAAGGAGGGAGTTAGCTTTGTCCCCTAGGAGTACTGGGAGTAATGGTAGGACCAATGTTAGTGCCCATAGGGGAGGAGAAAAAGAGGGCTCGGTCAGGGGTAATAGCCCTCCCGCACAATCTAGGCCTAATCAATCTTCAGGGAGCGTGGGTGGGCCGGGGAACATCATCCAGCAGAGGTGTCTTTGA